The proteins below come from a single Notamacropus eugenii isolate mMacEug1 chromosome 7, mMacEug1.pri_v2, whole genome shotgun sequence genomic window:
- the LOC140514644 gene encoding LOW QUALITY PROTEIN: zinc finger protein AEBP2-like (The sequence of the model RefSeq protein was modified relative to this genomic sequence to represent the inferred CDS: inserted 1 base in 1 codon): MDENSSKKTEESTDSISSTAVDIDSTISSGHSTPAMINGQGSTTSSSKNVAYNYCWDQCQTCFNSSPDLADHIHSIHVDGQRGGVFVCLWKGCKVYNTSSVSQSWLQRHMLTHSRDKPFKCVVGGCNASFASQGGLTRHVPTHFSQQNSSKVASQPKDKEESPSKAGMNKRRKLKNKRQHSLPRPHDFFDAQTLDAIRHRAIFFNLAAHIESLGKGXSVVFHSIVIARRKEDSGKINLLLHWMPEDILPDVWVNESERHQLKTKVVHLSKLPKDTALLLDPNIYRNSSKGSTYSGILEESSILSVPLHRQTSKLDKGTFRDHLVQVLHFTYE; this comes from the exons atggatgaaaattcatcaaagaagactgaggagtcCACGGACAGCATAAGCAGTACTGCAGTGGATATAGACAGCACAATTTCCAGCGGGCATTCAACTCCTGCAATGATTAACGGACAAGGAAGCACTACTTCTTCAAGCAAAAACGTTGCCTATAACTATTGTTGGGACCAGTGCCAGACTTGCTTCAATTCTAGTCCAGATCTGGCAGATCATATTCATTCCATACATGTAGATGGTCAGCGAGGAGGGGTATTTGTTTGCCTATGGAAAGGTTGTAAAGTATACAACACCTCTTCAGTGAGTCAAAGTTGGTTACAAAGGCATATGCTGACACACAGTAGAGACAAACCTTTCAAATGTGTTGTTGGTGGGTGCAATGCCAGCTTTGCATCTCAGGGAGGGCTAACTCGTCATGTACCCACACACTTTAGTCAGCAGAATTCTTCAAAAGTTGCCAGCCAGCCAAAGGACAAAGAGGAATCTCCTTCTAAAGCTGGAATGAACAAGCGGAGGAAGTTAAAGAATAAAAGACAACACTCATTACCACGACCCCACGACTTCTTTGATGCACAGACACTGGATGCAATACGACATCGAGCCATATTCTTTAACCTCGCAGCCCATATAGAAAGTTTAGGAAAGG CAAGTGTTGTTTTTCATAGTATTGTAATAGccaggagaaaagaagattctGGAAAGATAAATCTGCTGCTTCATTGGATGCCAGAAGACATTTTGCCTGATGTGTGGGTAAATGAAAGTGAACGACATCAACTTAAAACTAAAGTAGTTCATTTATCAAAGCTACCCAAAGACACTGCCTTGCTTTTGGACCCAAACATATATAGAAATTCTAGTAAAGGAAGTACATACAGTGGAATCCTGGAAGAATCCAGCATCCTTTCTGTGCCTCTGCATAGGCAGACATCTAAATTGGACAAAGGGactttcagagatcatctagtccaagtccttcattttacatatgagtaa